The following proteins come from a genomic window of Fibrobacter sp. UWR3:
- a CDS encoding HU family DNA-binding protein, whose product MNKQELIDAILANKEAGIESKAAAARALDAVLDGIAAGIKKDGNVQLIGFGTFAVKARAARTGRNPQTGATIKIKASKTVGFKAGAALKADAAKSKAKK is encoded by the coding sequence ATGAACAAACAAGAACTCATCGACGCCATCCTCGCCAACAAGGAAGCTGGTATTGAATCCAAGGCTGCTGCTGCTCGCGCTCTCGACGCTGTGCTCGACGGCATCGCCGCTGGCATCAAGAAGGACGGCAACGTCCAGCTGATCGGCTTCGGCACTTTCGCTGTCAAGGCTCGCGCTGCCCGTACCGGCCGCAACCCGCAGACTGGCGCCACCATCAAGATCAAGGCCTCCAAGACCGTCGGCTTCAAGGCCGGTGCTGCTCTCAAGGCTGACGC
- a CDS encoding AI-2E family transporter → MSKHWTLDRVMRFILWTVGLGISLALVYYLRGVLFPFFAAFLIAYIVDPIVNKLQTLVKKRVIAVIIVLLAFALILFGVGKLFIPQIVHEVQTLGVLIARMFTDSEWSSRLNEFLPANLWETVREMVSWDKLAAAMQHMDFWSEVQNIASKVLPGAWGVLSYTGTVAVWFSSAAIIFMYLVFIMLDMHKIRNGILNAFPVRFRRKASLFAMDTDKFMGNYFRAQALVALIVGILYAIGFGVMGLPMGVAFGLFSGALNMIPYMQLTTIPLALLLAVVHALNTGLPFWEVALIICSIYLVVQVIQDFFLVPRIVGGSMDLPPVGILLSLSIWGKLLGFLGLLVAIPFTCICLVYLKRFHEHAAEAESTEVGPPPEA, encoded by the coding sequence ATGTCTAAGCACTGGACGCTCGATCGCGTTATGCGGTTTATATTGTGGACGGTCGGCCTCGGGATTTCGCTTGCGCTCGTGTACTACCTGCGCGGAGTGCTGTTCCCGTTCTTTGCCGCGTTCCTTATCGCCTACATTGTCGACCCGATTGTGAACAAGCTGCAGACGCTGGTAAAAAAGCGCGTGATTGCCGTTATTATCGTGCTGCTTGCGTTTGCTTTGATACTTTTCGGCGTAGGCAAGTTGTTTATTCCACAAATCGTGCACGAAGTCCAGACGCTTGGCGTTTTGATTGCAAGGATGTTCACCGACTCTGAATGGTCTTCGCGACTGAACGAGTTCCTGCCCGCCAACCTGTGGGAAACGGTCCGCGAGATGGTTTCTTGGGACAAACTAGCAGCCGCCATGCAGCACATGGATTTCTGGAGCGAAGTGCAGAATATCGCCTCGAAGGTGTTGCCCGGCGCGTGGGGCGTGCTCTCGTACACGGGTACGGTTGCCGTGTGGTTCTCGAGTGCTGCGATTATATTCATGTATCTCGTGTTCATCATGCTCGACATGCACAAGATTCGTAACGGCATCCTGAATGCGTTCCCGGTGCGTTTCCGCCGTAAGGCTAGTTTGTTTGCAATGGATACAGACAAATTCATGGGTAACTACTTCCGAGCTCAGGCGCTGGTTGCACTTATCGTCGGAATCCTTTACGCCATTGGCTTTGGCGTGATGGGACTGCCTATGGGGGTCGCATTCGGGCTTTTCTCCGGAGCACTCAACATGATACCGTACATGCAGCTCACGACCATCCCGCTCGCACTACTACTGGCGGTCGTCCACGCTCTCAACACCGGACTGCCGTTCTGGGAAGTTGCGCTCATCATCTGCTCCATTTACCTGGTGGTGCAGGTTATCCAGGATTTTTTCCTTGTGCCGCGCATTGTCGGAGGCTCCATGGACCTGCCTCCGGTGGGCATTCTCCTGTCGCTTTCTATATGGGGTAAGTTGTTGGGCTTCTTAGGTTTACTTGTTGCCATACCCTTCACCTGCATATGCCTGGTGTACCTCAAGAGGTTCCACGAACACGCTGCCGAAGCGGAGTCTACGGAGGTCGGACCACCGCCCGAGGCTTGA
- a CDS encoding 4-alpha-glucanotransferase, which translates to MRYGDISTFQSGVAIPLFSLRSKSGVGIGEYLDLIPFAKWCKLCDFNIIQLLPVNDTGAEASPYSARSAFALNPVFINIQAVSGSSEFEDEIEQAKDEFDNQERIDYYKISTWKRNILKKIFNNRYDQLKKDKELQKWIDANAWAKGYCAYAMLKAQNGESSWKDWKKYQNPTAEDIEKLWSKNQKEMLYQAWMQFIAEMQFTAAVNEISKLGIHVKGDIPILINEDSADVWANRNYFSLDDRAGAPPDMFSYSGQNWGFPTYRWDVLEKDGFRWWKDRLAQASKFYHAYRIDHVLGFFRIWSIPQREVTGILGRFNPCIPLTWDLLHSAGFSRETLEYLRRPNYSVDQLREFLGDETENLISVYFENLPNEATRFVFKPEFYSERAITSLDEPQSVKDALLKVYWNRIFIPAGDENTFYPFWYWYNQPVLATLPQNEQETLKRLIHENEAAQEGLWEQNATKLLSVLANETDMLVCAEDLGAVPHCVPVVLKKLNILSLRIERWARNWDAPYSPYYDMAEYPRLSVCTTSCHDTSSLRGLWTEPDFDRDLYWSHAQLSGTAPETLTPPVVRDILAHVFSTNSLFCILPVQDYFALSSTLSEVPAEEERVNIPGTVGGKNWTYRIPVTVEELESNNSLNSEIRKLVDTRRRRPMWKI; encoded by the coding sequence ATGCGTTACGGTGACATTTCTACATTCCAGAGTGGCGTTGCCATCCCCCTGTTTAGCCTTCGCAGCAAGTCCGGGGTCGGCATCGGCGAATATCTAGACCTTATCCCGTTTGCCAAGTGGTGCAAACTGTGCGATTTCAACATTATCCAGCTTTTGCCGGTAAACGATACCGGAGCGGAGGCAAGCCCCTACAGCGCACGCAGCGCGTTCGCCCTGAACCCCGTGTTCATCAACATACAGGCGGTGAGCGGCTCCAGCGAGTTCGAAGACGAAATCGAGCAGGCGAAAGACGAATTCGACAACCAGGAACGGATAGACTACTACAAGATTTCTACCTGGAAGCGCAACATCCTCAAGAAGATTTTCAACAACCGCTACGACCAGCTGAAAAAGGACAAGGAACTCCAGAAGTGGATTGACGCGAACGCCTGGGCAAAGGGGTACTGCGCGTATGCCATGCTCAAGGCGCAGAACGGAGAATCGAGCTGGAAGGACTGGAAAAAATACCAGAACCCGACCGCCGAAGACATCGAGAAACTCTGGAGCAAGAACCAGAAAGAGATGCTCTACCAGGCATGGATGCAGTTTATCGCCGAAATGCAGTTTACCGCCGCGGTAAACGAAATCTCGAAGCTCGGCATCCACGTGAAGGGCGACATTCCTATCCTCATCAACGAGGACAGCGCCGACGTGTGGGCCAACCGCAACTACTTCTCGCTCGACGACCGCGCGGGCGCACCTCCCGACATGTTCAGCTACAGCGGGCAGAACTGGGGATTCCCCACCTACCGCTGGGACGTGCTCGAGAAGGACGGATTCCGCTGGTGGAAGGACCGCCTCGCACAGGCAAGCAAGTTCTACCATGCCTACCGCATTGACCACGTGCTCGGTTTCTTCCGCATCTGGTCAATCCCGCAGCGCGAAGTTACAGGCATCCTCGGCAGGTTCAACCCGTGCATCCCGCTTACCTGGGATCTGCTCCACAGCGCGGGCTTCAGCCGCGAGACCCTCGAATACCTGCGCCGCCCGAACTACTCCGTAGACCAGCTGCGCGAATTCCTGGGCGACGAGACCGAGAACCTCATTTCCGTGTACTTCGAGAACCTCCCGAACGAGGCGACCCGCTTCGTGTTCAAGCCCGAGTTCTACAGCGAGCGCGCCATTACCAGCCTCGACGAACCGCAGAGCGTGAAGGATGCGCTTCTGAAGGTCTACTGGAACCGCATATTTATCCCGGCGGGCGACGAGAACACGTTCTACCCGTTCTGGTACTGGTACAACCAGCCCGTGCTCGCCACGCTCCCGCAGAACGAGCAGGAAACCCTCAAGCGCCTCATTCACGAGAACGAAGCCGCGCAGGAAGGCCTGTGGGAACAGAACGCCACCAAGCTGCTCTCCGTACTCGCGAACGAGACCGACATGCTCGTATGCGCCGAAGACCTCGGTGCCGTACCGCACTGCGTTCCGGTGGTGCTCAAGAAGCTCAATATTCTTTCGCTGCGTATTGAACGCTGGGCCCGCAACTGGGATGCACCGTACAGCCCGTACTACGACATGGCGGAATACCCGCGACTCTCCGTGTGCACCACGAGCTGCCACGATACCTCGAGCCTGCGCGGGCTCTGGACGGAGCCCGATTTTGACCGTGACCTCTACTGGTCGCACGCGCAGCTTTCCGGCACCGCGCCCGAAACGCTCACGCCTCCGGTGGTCCGCGACATCCTCGCGCACGTGTTCTCCACGAACAGCCTGTTCTGCATTTTGCCCGTACAGGACTACTTCGCGCTTTCCTCGACACTTTCCGAAGTGCCCGCCGAAGAGGAACGCGTGAACATCCCGGGTACCGTTGGCGGCAAGAACTGGACGTACAGGATTCCCGTAACCGTCGAGGAACTCGAGTCGAACAACTCGCTCAATTCCGAAATCCGCAAGCTGGTCGACACCCGCAGGCGCCGCCCCATGTGGAAAATCTAA